One Streptomyces sp. ML-6 genomic region harbors:
- a CDS encoding PIN domain-containing protein codes for MKEQPARSLVLDSEALSLLLRNDRGMAARIEASRQAGVPVLVSALTIVEAVHGKTDLARLKWVLSRLRVEPVSQEDSLTAVGLLQDAGGLHGHKYAIDALVAALALRVPAPVIVLTSDRDDWSKLCGKRVIIRDV; via the coding sequence GTGAAGGAGCAGCCGGCCCGCTCGCTGGTGCTCGACTCCGAGGCGCTCTCTCTACTCCTGCGCAACGACCGCGGAATGGCGGCTCGCATCGAGGCATCCCGGCAGGCTGGGGTTCCCGTCCTCGTGTCCGCGCTGACCATTGTTGAAGCCGTACACGGGAAGACCGATCTGGCGCGCTTGAAGTGGGTGCTCTCCCGGCTGCGGGTGGAACCGGTCAGCCAGGAGGACTCCCTGACCGCAGTGGGGCTGCTTCAGGACGCAGGCGGGCTGCACGGGCACAAGTACGCGATCGACGCCCTCGTCGCCGCGCTCGCGCTACGCGTCCCGGCCCCCGTGATCGTCCTGACCTCCGACCGGGACGACTGGTCGAAGCTCTGTGGGAAGCGCGTGATCATCAGAGACGTGTAA
- a CDS encoding CBS domain-containing protein → MTDSKLGDGAEEPLGRASYLIEGRRVLVSDLVDAGLLTAGTQLTFRRKQSGEAHLAKVTGDGRIELSDGQRFKSPSAAAAAATGRGPYDGWTAWALDDGTLLDVLRQSLLDTVAEQPASGGSAADVSAARHARLKDARKQADADTPITLTVRDLLGWWGASRRGYLISEQIASELTNHGLYTVPDFAAVGIDDRVTLTGPSLDTENRDEETAEPEAATEQAELRTTGTPATATTSGSAEDKGEPIQGQTVGNLPSALRGVVSVTSSASFEEAFTKMQLNGYSQLPVLNGTRNLQGAVTWESIAQARYKDSQAPFSQAIVKAHDVSYADHLIDVLPYLEQYGFLLVRDQTKQIAGIITIADVAAEYGATARPFLLIGDLDRQLRRVISEGLDLQEVITLCDPDKLRNITAFGQMSYGDYQQILSNQQQWDKLGWPLDRKSFVARLDELREVRNELMHFNDKDKVGDDAIPKLRNMIELLRRYGT, encoded by the coding sequence ATGACCGATTCCAAGCTGGGCGACGGCGCGGAGGAGCCCCTGGGACGAGCCTCCTATCTGATCGAGGGACGGCGGGTGTTGGTCTCCGATCTGGTAGACGCCGGACTGCTGACCGCCGGAACGCAGCTCACCTTCCGGCGTAAGCAGTCCGGAGAGGCACACCTCGCTAAGGTGACCGGGGACGGCAGGATCGAGCTGAGCGACGGCCAGCGGTTCAAGTCCCCCTCCGCGGCAGCCGCTGCGGCCACGGGTCGGGGCCCCTACGACGGATGGACCGCCTGGGCACTTGACGACGGCACCCTGCTGGACGTTCTGAGACAGAGCCTCCTGGACACGGTGGCGGAGCAGCCCGCGTCCGGCGGCTCGGCAGCAGACGTCTCCGCCGCGCGGCACGCCCGGTTGAAAGACGCCCGGAAGCAAGCGGATGCAGATACTCCGATCACCCTCACCGTCCGGGATCTGCTGGGCTGGTGGGGGGCTTCCCGACGCGGCTACCTGATCAGCGAGCAGATAGCCAGTGAGCTGACCAACCACGGCCTGTACACCGTTCCGGACTTCGCAGCCGTAGGCATCGACGACCGGGTCACCTTGACCGGGCCGTCATTGGATACCGAGAACAGGGACGAGGAAACGGCCGAACCGGAGGCGGCAACAGAGCAGGCGGAGCTGAGGACGACCGGCACACCGGCGACCGCCACCACCTCCGGCAGCGCGGAGGACAAGGGCGAGCCGATCCAGGGACAGACGGTCGGCAACCTGCCCTCGGCACTCAGAGGAGTGGTATCGGTGACCTCCTCGGCGAGTTTCGAGGAAGCATTCACCAAGATGCAGCTCAACGGGTACTCGCAGCTGCCGGTGCTTAACGGAACTCGGAACCTCCAGGGGGCCGTCACCTGGGAATCCATTGCCCAGGCTCGTTACAAGGACAGCCAGGCTCCCTTTTCCCAGGCCATCGTCAAAGCTCACGATGTCAGCTATGCCGATCATCTGATCGACGTCCTGCCCTACCTGGAGCAGTACGGCTTCCTCTTGGTGAGGGACCAGACGAAGCAGATCGCCGGGATCATCACCATCGCGGACGTGGCCGCCGAGTACGGCGCCACGGCGCGACCGTTCCTCCTCATTGGCGACCTCGACCGGCAGCTGCGCCGGGTCATCTCGGAAGGCCTCGACCTTCAGGAGGTGATCACGCTCTGCGATCCGGACAAGCTCCGCAACATCACTGCCTTCGGTCAGATGTCGTATGGGGACTATCAGCAGATCCTCAGCAATCAGCAGCAATGGGACAAGTTGGGGTGGCCGCTGGACCGCAAGTCCTTCGTGGCCCGCCTCGACGAGCTGCGCGAGGTCCGTAACGAGTTGATGCACTTCAACGACAAGGACAAGGTCGGCGATGACGCGATACCGAAGCTCCGCAACATGATCGAGCTGCTGCGCCGATACGGAACCTGA